In a genomic window of Mycolicibacillus parakoreensis:
- a CDS encoding LppM family (lipo)protein, whose translation MTIALLLLAVAPWMVGCVRVKASITISPDDTVSGQIIAAAKPSSDSDLGPQLNADLPFGRKVAVSKYARDGYVGSQAVFSDLTFGELPQLAGMNPDASGMNLTLRRSGDLVILEGRVDLTGLQDSEAPGASESDIRLTVTFPGEVVSTDGKRLTAEMVEWTPAPGAVSTMSAQARYTDPSTRSFIRAATWLGLGAFAVAAVVALLAWQTRDRSPGVGVAADDADD comes from the coding sequence GTGACGATCGCCCTGCTGCTGTTGGCAGTGGCACCGTGGATGGTCGGCTGCGTGCGGGTCAAGGCATCGATCACCATCTCCCCCGACGACACCGTCTCGGGCCAGATCATTGCCGCCGCCAAACCCAGCAGCGACTCCGATCTGGGACCGCAGCTCAACGCCGACCTGCCGTTCGGTCGCAAGGTGGCGGTCTCGAAATACGCCCGCGACGGCTACGTCGGATCCCAGGCGGTCTTCTCCGACCTGACCTTCGGGGAGCTGCCCCAACTGGCCGGGATGAACCCCGACGCCTCCGGGATGAACCTGACGCTGCGCCGCTCCGGGGACCTGGTGATCCTCGAGGGCCGGGTGGATCTGACCGGGCTGCAGGATTCCGAGGCGCCCGGTGCCTCGGAGTCCGACATCCGGCTGACCGTGACGTTCCCCGGTGAGGTGGTCTCCACCGACGGCAAGCGGCTCACCGCCGAGATGGTGGAGTGGACGCCGGCGCCGGGGGCGGTCTCCACGATGAGCGCCCAGGCGCGCTACACCGACCCCAGCACCCGCTCGTTCATCCGGGCGGCGACCTGGCTGGGCCTCGGCGCCTTCGCGGTGGCCGCGGTGGTGGCGCTGCTGGCCTGGCAGACGCGCGACCGCAGCCCCGGGGTGGGTGTCGCCGCCGACGACGCCGACGACTAG
- a CDS encoding Rv2175c family DNA-binding protein, translated as MSSIPAGEDVLSPDEPTYDLPRVAELLAIPVTKVHQQLRDGHLVAVRRDKAVVVPRVFFTDGGAVLKHLPGLLALLHDGGYRDTEILRWLFTPDPSLSILRDGMREATDNARPIDALHSHQAREVMRRAQAMAY; from the coding sequence GTGAGCAGCATCCCCGCCGGCGAGGACGTGTTGAGTCCCGACGAACCCACCTACGATCTACCCCGGGTCGCCGAGCTGTTGGCGATACCGGTCACCAAGGTCCACCAGCAGCTGCGCGACGGCCATCTGGTGGCGGTGCGCCGCGACAAGGCGGTGGTGGTGCCGCGGGTGTTCTTCACCGACGGCGGTGCGGTGCTCAAACACCTGCCCGGCCTGCTGGCACTGCTGCACGACGGCGGCTATCGCGACACCGAGATCCTGCGCTGGTTGTTCACCCCCGACCCGTCGCTGAGCATCCTGCGCGACGGGATGCGCGAGGCCACCGACAACGCCCGCCCCATCGACGCCCTGCACTCCCACCAGGCCCGCGAGGTGATGCGCCGCGCCCAGGCGATGGCGTATTAG
- the idsA2 gene encoding bifunctional (2E,6E)-farnesyl/geranyl diphosphate synthase codes for MAAAISEQLRRYLRERRAETAHIGETYNALVTRLEEFVLSGGKRLRPAFAYWGWRAVSGRDADPATLRLCSALELLHACALLHDDVIDASATRRGKPTAHVQFAGLHRERRWRGAPDQFGLSAAILLGDLALVWADDVVTEADLSAATRRRVQRVWSAIRTEVLAGQYLDIVAEASGAESIESAMAVNTYKTASYTVSRPLQFGAAAAGERPDVQAAFHELGTDLGVAFQLRDDVLGVFGDPAVTGKPSGDDLRSGKRTVLLAEAVTLADRSDPAGAERLRSRVGTDLTDAQIGELCRIIEGVGALAAVEDRITALTHDAIAVLNSAPIDPAARAGLAELASLAAHRSA; via the coding sequence CTGGCCGCGGCCATCAGCGAGCAGTTGCGGCGCTACCTGCGCGAGCGCCGCGCTGAGACCGCCCACATCGGTGAGACCTACAACGCTCTGGTGACCCGCCTCGAAGAGTTCGTCCTCAGCGGCGGCAAACGGCTGCGCCCGGCCTTCGCCTACTGGGGCTGGCGGGCGGTGAGCGGCCGTGACGCCGACCCGGCGACCCTGCGGTTGTGTTCGGCGCTGGAGTTGCTGCACGCGTGCGCGCTGCTGCACGACGACGTCATCGACGCCTCGGCCACCCGGCGCGGCAAACCCACCGCCCACGTCCAGTTCGCCGGGCTGCACCGCGAGCGGCGGTGGCGCGGTGCGCCCGACCAGTTCGGCCTCTCCGCGGCGATCCTGCTCGGGGATCTGGCGCTGGTGTGGGCCGACGACGTCGTCACCGAGGCCGACCTGTCGGCCGCGACCCGCCGGCGCGTCCAGCGGGTCTGGTCGGCGATCCGCACCGAGGTGCTGGCCGGGCAGTATCTCGACATCGTCGCCGAGGCCAGCGGGGCGGAGTCGATCGAGTCGGCGATGGCGGTCAACACCTACAAGACCGCCTCCTACACGGTGTCGCGCCCGCTGCAGTTCGGTGCCGCCGCCGCCGGGGAGCGCCCCGACGTGCAGGCCGCCTTCCACGAGCTCGGCACCGACCTGGGGGTGGCGTTTCAGCTGCGTGACGACGTGTTGGGGGTGTTCGGGGACCCCGCGGTGACCGGCAAACCCAGCGGCGACGACCTGCGCTCGGGTAAGCGCACGGTGCTGTTGGCCGAAGCGGTGACGCTGGCCGACCGCAGCGATCCGGCCGGCGCCGAACGGCTGCGCAGCAGGGTCGGCACCGATCTCACCGACGCCCAGATCGGCGAGCTGTGCCGGATCATCGAGGGGGTCGGCGCGCTGGCCGCCGTCGAGGACCGCATCACCGCCTTGACCCACGACGCCATCGCCGTGCTCAACAGCGCGCCGATCGACCCGGCGGCGCGCGCCGGGCTCGCCGAACTCGCCAGCCTGGCCGCCCACAGATCGGCCTGA
- a CDS encoding class II 3-deoxy-7-phosphoheptulonate synthase, producing MNWTVDVPIEQLPTLPPLSAHQREALDAALAKPAAQQPSWPTDQAGAMRTVLESVPPITVPSEVTRLHEQLAQVARGEAFLLQGGDCAETFVDNTEPHIKANIRTLLQMAVVLTYGASVPVVKVARIAGQYAKPRSADVDALGLRSYRGDMVNSLVADAAAREHDPSRLVRAYANASAAMNLVRALTSSGLASLDLVHDWNREFVRTSPAGARYEALAGEIDRALKFMSACGVADRELQTAEIYASHEALVLDYERAMLRLGAPGVGGAERQLFDLSAHYLWIGDRTRQLDGAHVAFAEVIANPIGIKLGPATSPELAVEYVERLDPHNTPGRLTLVSRMGNSKVRDLLPPIIEKVQATGHQVIWQCDPMHGNTHEASTGHKTRHFDRIVDEVQGFFEVHRELGSHPGGIHVEITGEDVTECLGGAQDISDTDLAGRYETACDPRLNTQQSLELAFLVAEMLRD from the coding sequence GTGAACTGGACCGTTGACGTACCGATCGAGCAGCTTCCCACGCTGCCGCCGCTCTCCGCGCACCAGCGTGAGGCGCTGGACGCCGCGCTGGCCAAACCGGCCGCCCAGCAGCCGAGCTGGCCCACCGATCAGGCCGGCGCGATGCGCACGGTGCTGGAGAGCGTGCCGCCGATCACCGTGCCCTCCGAGGTGACCCGCCTGCACGAGCAGTTGGCCCAGGTGGCCCGCGGGGAGGCGTTTTTGCTGCAGGGCGGCGACTGCGCCGAGACGTTCGTCGACAACACCGAACCGCACATCAAAGCCAACATCCGCACCCTTTTGCAGATGGCGGTGGTGCTCACCTACGGCGCGTCCGTGCCGGTGGTCAAGGTCGCCCGGATCGCCGGGCAGTACGCCAAACCGCGGTCGGCCGACGTCGACGCCCTGGGGCTGCGATCCTACCGCGGCGACATGGTCAACAGCCTGGTCGCCGACGCCGCGGCCCGCGAACACGACCCGTCGCGGCTGGTGCGCGCCTACGCCAACGCCAGCGCCGCGATGAACCTGGTGCGTGCCCTGACCTCCTCCGGGCTGGCCTCACTGGACCTGGTGCACGACTGGAACCGCGAATTCGTGCGCACGTCGCCGGCGGGGGCCCGCTACGAGGCGCTGGCCGGCGAGATCGACCGTGCGCTGAAATTCATGAGCGCCTGCGGGGTCGCCGACCGGGAGCTGCAGACCGCCGAGATCTACGCCAGCCACGAGGCGCTGGTGCTCGACTACGAACGCGCCATGCTGCGGTTGGGCGCTCCCGGGGTCGGCGGGGCCGAGCGGCAGCTGTTCGACCTGTCGGCGCACTACCTGTGGATCGGGGACCGCACCCGTCAGCTCGACGGGGCGCACGTGGCGTTCGCCGAGGTGATCGCCAACCCGATCGGGATCAAGCTGGGTCCGGCCACCTCCCCGGAGCTGGCCGTGGAGTACGTCGAACGCCTCGACCCGCACAACACGCCGGGCCGGTTGACCCTGGTCAGCCGGATGGGTAACTCCAAGGTCCGCGATCTGCTGCCGCCGATCATCGAGAAGGTCCAGGCCACCGGCCACCAGGTGATCTGGCAGTGCGACCCGATGCACGGCAACACCCACGAGGCCTCCACGGGGCACAAGACCCGCCACTTCGACCGCATCGTCGACGAGGTGCAGGGCTTCTTCGAGGTGCACCGCGAACTCGGCAGCCACCCCGGCGGCATCCACGTCGAGATCACCGGCGAGGACGTCACCGAATGCCTCGGCGGGGCCCAGGACATCTCCGACACCGACCTGGCCGGGCGCTACGAAACCGCGTGTGACCCGCGGCTGAACACCCAGCAGTCCCTGGAGTTGGCGTTTTTGGTCGCCGAGATGCTGCGCGACTGA
- the rsmH gene encoding 16S rRNA (cytosine(1402)-N(4))-methyltransferase RsmH, translating to MTRSATLSEAPARVAWPLPEPALTYFPNARSAISDRDLATGAGPRDHAEEPPAQPVRRVRRAGAAMTDTGSAADFGHLPVLAERCLQLLTPALADHPEGRGAVLVDATVGAGGHAEAFLTALPQLRLIGLDRDPGALRIAKDRLAPWGPQVSLVHARYDGIAEAVRRGGLAAPGSVHAVLFDLGVSSMQLDRVQRGFSYAHDAPLDMRMDPGLPLTAADILNDYERDEIADILHRYGEEKFARRIADRIVRQRKTTPFHTSGQLVELLYDAIPAPARRTGGHPAKRTFQALRIAVNDELEVLRRALPAALNLLAVAGRCAVLAYQSLEDRIVKQVFAAASASRTPLDLPVELPGHGAEFRSLTRGAERAGAAEIDHNPRSAAVRLRAVQRIAPPHQVMRRGEQ from the coding sequence ATGACGCGCTCAGCGACATTATCTGAGGCGCCCGCCCGTGTGGCGTGGCCTCTGCCCGAGCCGGCCCTGACGTACTTCCCCAACGCCAGGTCCGCGATATCGGACAGGGACCTCGCTACGGGGGCGGGGCCGCGGGATCACGCAGAGGAGCCGCCGGCACAGCCGGTGCGAAGGGTGCGAAGGGCAGGTGCCGCGATGACCGACACCGGTTCGGCCGCCGACTTCGGCCACCTGCCGGTGCTCGCCGAGCGGTGCCTGCAGCTGCTGACCCCGGCGCTGGCCGACCATCCCGAGGGGCGCGGCGCGGTCCTGGTCGACGCCACGGTGGGCGCCGGCGGGCACGCCGAGGCGTTTCTCACCGCGCTGCCGCAGTTGCGGCTGATCGGACTCGACCGCGACCCCGGTGCTTTGCGCATCGCAAAGGACCGGCTGGCCCCGTGGGGCCCCCAGGTGAGCTTGGTCCACGCCCGCTACGACGGGATCGCCGAGGCGGTGCGCCGCGGCGGGTTGGCCGCCCCGGGGTCGGTGCACGCGGTGCTGTTCGACCTGGGTGTGTCCTCGATGCAGTTGGACCGGGTGCAGCGGGGGTTCTCCTACGCCCACGACGCGCCGCTGGACATGCGGATGGACCCGGGCCTGCCGCTGACCGCCGCCGACATCCTCAACGACTACGAGCGCGATGAGATCGCCGACATCCTGCACCGCTACGGCGAGGAGAAGTTCGCCCGCCGTATCGCCGATCGCATTGTCCGCCAACGGAAGACCACGCCGTTTCACACCTCGGGCCAGTTGGTCGAACTGCTCTACGACGCGATCCCCGCCCCGGCGCGGCGAACCGGGGGGCACCCGGCCAAACGCACGTTTCAGGCGCTGCGCATCGCGGTCAACGACGAGCTGGAGGTGTTGCGGCGCGCACTGCCGGCGGCGTTGAACCTGCTGGCAGTGGCCGGCCGGTGCGCGGTACTGGCCTACCAGTCGCTGGAGGACCGCATCGTCAAGCAGGTGTTCGCCGCCGCCAGCGCCTCCCGGACCCCCCTCGACCTGCCGGTCGAACTCCCCGGCCACGGTGCGGAGTTCCGGTCGCTGACCCGCGGGGCCGAACGGGCCGGGGCCGCCGAGATCGACCACAACCCACGCAGCGCGGCGGTACGTCTGCGGGCGGTCCAGCGCATCGCACCGCCACACCAGGTGATGAGAAGGGGTGAGCAGTGA
- a CDS encoding mycobacterial-type methylenetetrahydrofolate reductase: MTLSSIVLELVPPNVEQGRQKALEEAHKVVRFAEETGIAGRIGHVMMPAMIEEDPDRPVAMKPKLDVLDYWSIIGPELPGVRGLCTQVTAFMDEPALRQRLVTLRSGGIDGVVFVGVPRTMADGEGSGVPPTDALSLYQDLVTDRGVVLIPTRDGEQGRFGFKCDQGATFGMTQLLYSEAIVEFLTTFARNSDHRPEILLSFGFVPQLESRSRLINWLIQDPGNAAVAAEQEFVARLADSTPDRKRQLMVDLYRRVIDGVVGLGFPLSIHLEATYGVSKPAFETFAALLDYWAP; encoded by the coding sequence GTGACGCTGAGCAGCATCGTGCTGGAGTTGGTGCCACCGAACGTGGAGCAGGGCCGCCAGAAAGCGCTGGAGGAGGCGCACAAGGTGGTGCGGTTCGCCGAGGAGACCGGGATCGCCGGGCGCATCGGGCACGTGATGATGCCCGCGATGATCGAGGAGGACCCCGACCGTCCGGTGGCGATGAAACCGAAACTCGACGTCCTGGACTACTGGTCGATCATCGGTCCGGAGCTGCCCGGGGTCCGCGGGCTGTGCACCCAGGTCACCGCCTTCATGGACGAGCCGGCGCTGCGGCAACGCCTGGTGACGTTGCGCTCCGGCGGCATCGACGGGGTCGTGTTCGTCGGGGTGCCGCGCACCATGGCCGACGGGGAGGGCTCGGGGGTGCCGCCGACCGACGCGCTCTCGCTCTACCAGGATCTGGTGACCGACCGGGGCGTGGTGTTGATTCCCACCCGCGACGGCGAACAGGGCCGGTTCGGTTTCAAATGTGATCAGGGCGCCACGTTCGGGATGACCCAGCTGCTCTACTCCGAGGCGATCGTGGAGTTTTTGACCACGTTCGCGCGCAACAGCGACCACCGCCCGGAGATCCTGCTGTCGTTCGGGTTCGTCCCGCAGCTGGAGTCGCGCTCACGGCTGATCAACTGGCTCATCCAGGATCCCGGTAACGCCGCCGTCGCCGCCGAACAGGAGTTCGTCGCCCGGCTGGCCGACAGCACCCCGGACCGCAAGCGGCAACTCATGGTCGATCTGTACCGACGGGTCATCGACGGGGTCGTCGGGTTGGGTTTCCCGCTCAGCATCCATCTGGAGGCCACCTACGGGGTGTCCAAACCGGCGTTCGAGACGTTCGCCGCGCTGCTCGACTACTGGGCGCCGTGA
- a CDS encoding alpha-(1->6)-mannopyranosyltransferase A: MPTPTPTPTTAGLAPHRLWAFATTDQGRPAVQGCLGAALITVGGLGAGSTRLTDPLLESMHLSWLRFGHGLVLSSALLWVGVAVMLLAWLRLGRRVLHGTVSTAALAVTTGFWLAPLLVSVPVFSRDTYSYLAQGALLRDGLDPYVVGPVDNPNPLLDDVSPIWTITTAPYGPAFILIAKLITMLAGNNVVVGTALLRLCMLPGLALLMWATPRLARHIGGNPSAAMWICVLNPLVLIHLMGGVHNEMLMVGLMTAGIALTFDGRHLGGLTLVGVAVAIKATAGIALPFLVWVWMRHLRDHRALSAPAAFAAATAASLGVFVAVFTVFSTTAGVGLGWLTALAGSVKIINWLTVPTAVANLSHAVGGLMVPVDFYSVLHLTRMIGIAIIAVALPLLWWRFRRDDRAALTGIAWAMLIVVLFVPAALPWYYSWPLAVVAPLVTTPAGIAAIAGFSTWVMVIFKPDGAHGMYSWSHVAIATAAAVGAGYWLYRRGATAVQRPSVGA; the protein is encoded by the coding sequence GTGCCCACCCCGACCCCCACGCCGACCACCGCGGGTCTCGCACCGCACCGCCTGTGGGCGTTCGCCACCACCGATCAGGGCCGCCCCGCCGTGCAGGGCTGCCTGGGTGCGGCGCTGATCACCGTCGGCGGGCTCGGGGCCGGCAGCACCCGGCTCACCGACCCGCTGTTGGAGTCGATGCACCTGTCGTGGCTGCGGTTCGGCCATGGCCTGGTGCTGTCCTCGGCGTTGCTGTGGGTGGGGGTGGCGGTGATGCTGCTGGCCTGGCTGCGGCTGGGCCGTCGGGTGCTCCACGGCACGGTCTCCACCGCCGCGCTCGCGGTGACCACCGGGTTCTGGTTGGCCCCGCTGCTGGTGTCGGTGCCGGTGTTCAGCCGCGACACCTACTCCTATCTCGCGCAGGGCGCCCTGCTGCGCGACGGCCTGGATCCGTATGTGGTCGGGCCGGTCGACAACCCCAATCCGCTGCTCGACGATGTCAGCCCCATCTGGACGATCACCACCGCCCCGTACGGGCCGGCGTTCATCCTGATCGCCAAGCTGATCACGATGCTGGCCGGCAACAACGTGGTGGTCGGCACCGCGTTGCTGCGGCTGTGCATGCTGCCCGGGCTGGCGCTGCTGATGTGGGCCACCCCACGGCTGGCCCGCCACATCGGCGGCAACCCATCGGCGGCGATGTGGATCTGTGTGCTCAACCCGCTGGTGCTCATCCACCTCATGGGCGGGGTGCACAACGAGATGCTGATGGTCGGGTTGATGACCGCCGGGATCGCGTTGACGTTCGACGGGCGTCACCTCGGCGGCCTCACGCTGGTGGGGGTGGCGGTGGCGATCAAGGCCACCGCCGGGATCGCGCTGCCGTTTTTGGTGTGGGTCTGGATGCGTCATCTGCGCGACCACCGCGCGCTGAGCGCACCGGCGGCCTTTGCGGCCGCGACCGCCGCCTCGCTGGGGGTCTTCGTCGCGGTGTTCACGGTGTTCTCCACGACCGCCGGGGTCGGGCTGGGCTGGCTGACCGCGCTGGCCGGTTCGGTGAAGATCATCAACTGGCTGACGGTGCCGACCGCGGTGGCCAACCTCTCCCACGCCGTGGGCGGGCTGATGGTGCCGGTCGATTTCTACAGCGTGCTGCACCTGACCCGCATGATCGGGATCGCGATCATCGCGGTGGCGCTGCCGCTGCTGTGGTGGCGGTTCCGCCGTGACGACCGCGCCGCGCTCACCGGGATCGCCTGGGCGATGCTGATCGTGGTGTTGTTCGTTCCGGCCGCACTGCCCTGGTATTACAGCTGGCCGTTGGCGGTGGTGGCGCCGCTGGTCACCACCCCGGCCGGGATCGCCGCCATCGCCGGATTCTCCACCTGGGTGATGGTGATCTTCAAACCCGATGGGGCGCACGGGATGTATTCCTGGAGCCATGTCGCGATCGCCACCGCCGCCGCCGTCGGCGCCGGGTACTGGCTGTACCGGCGGGGCGCGACCGCCGTACAGCGGCCCTCGGTCGGCGCCTGA
- a CDS encoding DUF3040 domain-containing protein, with protein sequence MPLSDHEQRMLDQIESALYAEDPKFASSVRGARLRAPSTRRRLQGAALFVVGLVLLVSGVAFTATMLGGFPVLSVLGFILMFGGGVYAITGSADAAAPPADAAADSDQAPPRRVKKGTGGSFTSRMEDRFRRRFDS encoded by the coding sequence ATGCCACTCTCCGATCATGAGCAGCGCATGCTCGACCAGATCGAGAGCGCCCTCTACGCCGAAGACCCCAAGTTCGCCTCGAGCGTGCGGGGAGCGCGGCTGCGTGCACCGTCGACGCGCCGCCGGCTGCAGGGTGCGGCGCTGTTCGTCGTCGGGCTGGTCCTGCTGGTCTCCGGTGTCGCGTTCACCGCCACCATGCTGGGGGGCTTCCCGGTGCTCAGTGTGCTCGGGTTCATCCTCATGTTCGGCGGCGGGGTGTATGCCATCACCGGGTCCGCGGACGCCGCCGCGCCGCCCGCCGACGCTGCGGCGGATTCCGACCAGGCGCCGCCGCGGCGGGTCAAAAAGGGGACCGGCGGCTCGTTCACCAGTCGGATGGAAGACCGGTTCCGGCGCCGCTTCGATTCGTGA
- the mraZ gene encoding division/cell wall cluster transcriptional repressor MraZ translates to MFLGTYTPKLDDKGRLTLPAKFRDALAGGLMVTKSQDYSLAVYPREQFEHLARRAASASRSNPEARAFLRNLAAATDEQRPDSQGRITLSADHRRYANLAKDCVVIGSVDYLEIWDAQAWADYQQTHEENFSAATDDALSDII, encoded by the coding sequence ATGTTCCTCGGCACCTACACGCCCAAGCTCGATGACAAGGGCCGGCTGACCTTGCCGGCGAAGTTTCGGGACGCGCTAGCAGGAGGGTTGATGGTCACCAAGAGCCAGGACTACAGCCTGGCGGTCTATCCCCGCGAGCAGTTCGAGCACCTGGCCCGCCGGGCGGCCTCGGCCTCGCGCAGCAACCCGGAGGCCCGTGCCTTTCTGCGCAACCTGGCCGCGGCCACCGACGAACAGCGCCCCGACTCCCAGGGGCGGATCACGCTCTCGGCCGACCACCGCCGCTACGCCAACCTCGCCAAGGACTGTGTGGTGATCGGATCGGTCGACTACCTCGAGATCTGGGACGCCCAGGCCTGGGCGGACTACCAACAAACCCACGAAGAGAACTTCTCCGCGGCCACCGATGACGCGCTCAGCGACATTATCTGA
- a CDS encoding protein kinase domain-containing protein — MVLDGRYRVDATIAAGGTSTVYRGLDLRLDRPVAVKVMDARYAGDRQFLTRFQMEARAIARLTDPALVAVYDQGLDAQHPFLVMELVSGGTLRELLAERGPMPPHAVVAVLRPLLGALGVAHRAGLVHRDIKPENVLISDDGDVKVADFGLVRAVSAAGITSTSVILGTAAYLSPEQVSHGDAGPASDVYGVGVLTYELLTGRTPFAGDSAMTVAYQRLDHDVPPPSAAIDGVPPQFDALVARATRRSASERYADAAQMAAAVAGIVEELELPDFRVPAPHNSAEHRSTTALSAPATTWRRPRRSTAADAAPTPHPTRQFTFDVAEWDEEDTAAQAPDHTGPEEDHFAGIAMSEFAWQRHRGRRRVLIALALVVAATGLAGAGGWALGSNLAGLL; from the coding sequence ATGGTGCTGGACGGCCGCTACCGGGTCGACGCGACCATCGCCGCCGGTGGCACGTCCACGGTGTACCGGGGGCTGGACCTGCGGCTGGACCGGCCGGTGGCGGTGAAGGTGATGGACGCCCGCTACGCCGGGGATCGTCAGTTTCTGACCCGGTTCCAGATGGAGGCCCGCGCGATCGCGCGGCTGACCGACCCGGCGCTGGTGGCCGTCTACGATCAGGGCCTCGACGCCCAGCACCCTTTTCTGGTGATGGAGCTGGTCAGCGGCGGAACCCTGCGGGAGCTGCTGGCCGAACGCGGACCGATGCCGCCGCACGCGGTGGTGGCGGTGTTGCGCCCCTTGCTGGGCGCGCTGGGCGTCGCCCACCGGGCGGGGCTGGTGCACCGCGACATCAAACCGGAGAACGTGCTGATCTCCGATGACGGCGACGTCAAAGTCGCCGACTTCGGTCTGGTGCGCGCCGTGTCCGCCGCCGGGATCACCTCCACCAGCGTCATTTTGGGCACCGCCGCCTACCTCTCCCCCGAGCAGGTCAGCCACGGTGACGCCGGGCCCGCCAGCGACGTCTACGGCGTCGGGGTGCTCACCTACGAACTGCTCACCGGACGCACCCCGTTCGCCGGGGACTCCGCGATGACGGTGGCCTATCAACGACTCGACCACGACGTGCCGCCCCCGAGCGCGGCGATCGACGGGGTGCCACCGCAATTCGATGCGCTGGTGGCACGCGCCACCCGGCGGTCGGCATCGGAACGCTACGCCGACGCCGCGCAGATGGCGGCCGCCGTGGCGGGCATCGTCGAGGAACTCGAGTTGCCGGATTTCCGGGTTCCCGCCCCGCACAACTCCGCCGAGCACCGCTCGACGACCGCGCTGAGCGCACCCGCGACGACGTGGCGGCGCCCCCGGCGCTCCACGGCCGCCGACGCGGCGCCGACCCCGCACCCCACCCGGCAGTTCACCTTCGACGTCGCCGAGTGGGACGAGGAGGACACCGCAGCGCAGGCACCCGACCACACCGGGCCGGAGGAAGATCATTTCGCCGGGATCGCGATGAGCGAATTCGCCTGGCAGCGCCACCGGGGTCGACGCCGGGTGCTGATCGCGCTGGCGCTCGTGGTGGCGGCAACCGGGCTGGCCGGTGCCGGCGGCTGGGCCCTGGGCTCCAACCTGGCGGGGCTGCTGTAG
- a CDS encoding GNAT family N-acetyltransferase has protein sequence MATFLCEWSPAELTTRLDQALRVYVAAMGYPPGTEQQRATTWLEHTRRPGWKAVAAVEVTAHPAQPAAAPSAAALRDGPLLGVAYGYRGAPGQWWHQQVMAGLRHAGLPEPRIAALLDSYFELTELHIDPHAQGRGLGEGLLRRLLTERPEAGVLLSTPESHGEGNRAWRLYRRLGFTDVIRDHRFAGDPRAFAILGRRLPL, from the coding sequence ATGGCGACGTTCCTCTGCGAGTGGTCCCCCGCCGAGTTGACCACCCGACTCGATCAGGCCCTGCGGGTCTACGTCGCCGCGATGGGCTATCCGCCGGGCACCGAGCAGCAGCGCGCCACCACGTGGCTGGAGCACACCCGCCGGCCCGGCTGGAAGGCGGTCGCCGCCGTCGAGGTCACGGCGCACCCCGCGCAGCCGGCCGCCGCGCCGTCGGCGGCGGCGCTGCGCGACGGCCCCCTGCTCGGGGTGGCCTACGGGTATCGCGGTGCCCCCGGCCAGTGGTGGCACCAGCAGGTGATGGCCGGTCTGCGACACGCCGGTCTGCCCGAACCCCGGATCGCGGCGCTGCTGGACAGCTACTTCGAGTTGACCGAGTTGCACATCGATCCGCACGCCCAGGGCCGCGGCTTGGGTGAGGGGCTGCTGCGCCGGTTGCTCACCGAACGCCCGGAGGCCGGCGTGTTGTTGTCCACCCCGGAGAGCCACGGGGAGGGCAACCGGGCCTGGCGGTTGTATCGGCGGCTGGGCTTCACCGATGTGATCCGCGACCATCGCTTTGCCGGCGACCCGCGCGCGTTCGCGATTCTGGGCCGCCGGCTGCCGCTGTGA